One window of the Gymnogyps californianus isolate 813 chromosome 13, ASM1813914v2, whole genome shotgun sequence genome contains the following:
- the LMOD3 gene encoding leiomodin-3, whose product MSELSQNSDEEVCPEDIDEDEILANLSPEELKELQCEMEVMAPDPEVPTGMIQRDQTEKSPTGSFDHRSLVDYLYWQKASRRMLEDERVPVTLLPSERSTAEEMEGKAGGSGEAAGGRVPGAEGKERHYKNEHLSNSGTRFGETKKDGSDKERGEEEDKEEAEEEEEDDEEEEEEEDETELETKETYTNENHRGDQISKKPGTESGEITEKPNENEKKISKLNIPKKLALDTSFMKLSARPSGNQTNLEESLEKVRKNNPDMKELNLNNIENIPKEMLIDFVNAMKKNKNIKTFSLANVGADDNVAFALANMLRENRSITTLNIDSNVISGKGIVAIMRCLQYNETLTELRFHNQRSMLGHQAEMEIARLLKANPTLLKMGYHFELPGPRMVVTNLLSRNLDKQRQKRQEEQRQQQMKEQRELITMLENGLGLPPGMWEMLGGPLPQPRMREPPQAPKPPIPAAVSLSKRQESARQPAPEQPCREKSVSFRVVKLKKTQRKPAVPEYVEPPEKTNLKDVIKTLKPIPRRRPPPLVEITPRDQLLNDIRQSNVAYLKPVPLPKQLE is encoded by the exons ATGTCTGAACTCAGCCAAAACTCTGACGAAGAAGTGTGTCCTGAGGACATTGATGAAGATGAAATCCTGGCAAACCTGTCCCCCGAGGAGCTAAAGGAGCTACAGTGTGAGATGGAAGTCATGGCCCCAGACCCCGAAGTCCCAACTGGGATGATACAGAGGGATCAGACGGAGAAATCCCCCACGGGGAGCTTTGACCACAGGTCCCTGGTTGACTACCTGTACTGGCAGAAGGCATCCAGACGCATGCTCGAGGACGAGAGAGTTCCCGTCACCCTCTTGCCCTCTGAG AGAAGCACTGCggaggagatggaaggaaaGGCCGGCGGCAGTGGCGAGGCGGCCGGCGGGAGGgtgccaggagcagagggaaaagagagacaTTACAAAAATGAGCACTTGTCCAACTCAGGAACACGATTTGGGGAGACAAAGAAAGATGGAAGCGAtaaggagagaggggaggaggaggataaagaagaagcagaggaggaagaggaagatgacgaagaagaggaggaagaggaagatgagacTGAATTGGAAACAAAGGAGACTTACACCAATGAGAACCATCGCGGTGATCAGATAAGTAAGAAACCAGGTACGGAATCAggagaaatcacagaaaagccaaatgaaaatgaaaagaaaatatcaaaattaaacATCCCCAAAAAGTTGGCACTGGATACCAGCTTCATGAAGCTAAGTGCCAGGCCTTCAGGAAATCAAACCAATTTAGAAGAGAGTTTGGAGAAAGTCCGAAAAAACAACCCAGACATGAAAGAACTCAACCTGAACAACATAGAAAATATCCCCAAAGAAATGCTGATAGACTTTGTCAATGCcatgaaaaagaataagaacATAAAAACGTTCAGCTTGGCCAACGTGGGGGCTGACGACAACGTGGCGTTCGCACTGGCCAACATGCTGCGGGAGAACAGGAGCATCACCACGTTGAACATCGATTCCAACGTCATCTCTGGCAAAGGGATCGTTGCTATCATGAGATGCCTGCAGTACAATGAGACGCTGACGGAGCTCCGTTTTCACAACCAGCGGAGCATGCTGGGCCACCAGGCAGAAATGGAGATCgccaggctgctcaaagccaaCCCCACCCTCCTTAAAATGGGGTATCACTTTGAACTGCCGGGGCCCAGGATGGTGGTGACCAACCTGCTCAGCAGAAACCTGGACAAGCAGAGGCAAAAGAGGCaagaggagcagaggcagcagcaaatGAAAGAGCAGAGGGAGTTGATAACGATGCTGGAAAATGGACTTGGGTTGCCTCCCGGGATGTGGGAAATGTTGGGGGGACCGCTGCCCCAGCCAAGGATGCGTGAACCCCCACAAGCCCCGAAACCACCCATCCCCGCGGCTGTGTCTCTGAGCAAAAGGCAGGAGAGCGCGAGGCAGCCGGCCCCCGAGCAGCCGTGCAGAGAGAAGTCCGTCAGCTTCAGAGTGGTCAAGCTGAAGAAGACTCAGCGCAAACCCGCCGTGCCGGAGTACGTGGAACCTCCCGAGAAAACCAACCTCAAAGACGTCATCAAAACACTTAAACCAATTCCCAGGAGAAGGCCGCCTCCCCTCGTCGAAATAACCCCGAGAGATCAGCTACTAAACGACATTCGTCAGAGTAACGTCGCTTATCTTAAACCG